A single Planctomycetota bacterium DNA region contains:
- a CDS encoding GNAT family N-acetyltransferase — MSESHHSPIWDQITVRTYEPSDQQAVAWLYERGRLAGQEQPNDTAADIDNIHQAYLTNERAHFWVAVYEGRIVGMVGVAEDEPNLAEIRRLRVQPELRGQGVGFKLMETALGFCNHHGYLKVVLDTAFEQGSAMDIFDKFAFQHNRTRTIGGKDLLEFYLDLYREPRAEETE; from the coding sequence ATGAGTGAATCTCACCACAGCCCGATCTGGGACCAGATCACGGTCCGGACGTACGAGCCGAGCGATCAGCAGGCGGTGGCGTGGCTGTATGAACGCGGGCGGCTGGCCGGTCAGGAGCAGCCCAACGACACCGCGGCGGACATCGACAATATTCACCAGGCGTACCTGACCAACGAGCGGGCGCACTTCTGGGTGGCGGTGTACGAGGGGCGGATCGTGGGGATGGTCGGCGTGGCGGAGGACGAGCCGAATCTGGCGGAGATTCGCCGGCTCCGCGTGCAGCCGGAGTTGCGGGGGCAGGGCGTGGGGTTCAAGCTGATGGAAACCGCGCTGGGGTTCTGCAATCATCATGGTTACCTGAAGGTCGTGCTGGACACGGCTTTTGAGCAGGGGTCGGCGATGGACATCTTCGACAAGTTCGCGTTTCAGCACAATCGCACGCGGACGATCGGGGGGAAGGACCTCCTGGAGTTTTACCTTGACCTTTACCGCGAGCCGCGCGCCGAGGAAACGGAATAG